ctatttttttttttttttttaatgctaacattttcaatttatcCCAATTCACATTATAAACATTTCTCTAATGAGGTTTATGCGTTTTACAATCACTAAAACAGATAGCAATGTGATGAGACTTTTCACCAAAAAGTGAACACTGATATAGTATTTGAATAGTTATCTTATGGGTGAGTGTGActgtattcatttttttgggAGCAATTCTTGATGAGGTGCAAACTCGTCAGTCACAGTAGGCAGATGGAACTCCCCGTCAGCACCTGATTATCTTCAAGAAAGGGGTCACCGATGTGGTGTCTGCCACAGCGCCTTCAATACCAAAGTTAGAACAATACAGCAATTCACAGAACTAGAAAGTAATAGGTATTTTTAGAGAGTCTTAGTATATGTGTACCTTATGCTGCCAATGTGAGGACTTTATATATGTGAGCCTGACTATTAGCCGTTGGGTTGTTAATGCCTTTCTCTTGTAACGCCTTCAGCCCAATTATGGGGCTTTTATCAGGCTCCAACGGTCTGCTTTGCTGGTTTCGTAACTGCCCAGGTTATCTGCTGGCGCCATTGaatgattttcttttcctcGTCGGTGATGACTCGTTTGTCGTCAAGGTTTACCTCGTCACTAGTGTTGATCTCGTCAGGGTAAGGTGATCTCGTCAttcccatcagttgccccccagGTTCTGTGGTCGTCAGTGACGTGTCATGAAGGCCATAGAAGGtgaagagttttttttcttgaattgtttGTGACGCTTGGGGTTTCGTTCCGAATTTAATGTGTGATGGCAGCGCAGTATGGAATGTGGCCACGTGGCATAGGTTGATTGGGAGTATTGATGGCATGACCCATTGGGTTTCCCGCTACTTTTCAGTTTCCTTGGGTTTTTGGTTTCAAAGacctttcatttttcttcactctggtttttctttctttttctgctcCGAGTGTTTgtccttttttctttgcttgtttCTGCCACCATCCCAATTCTGCTCCGGCGACTTTGACCTTACTCCGGCGACGAATTTCTCCGGCCTCGAGTGTTCTATTCTCCAAGGTACGCTACTTCTTCGATTTCTCAGATTTCTTCTTCAAGGTCCCTTTATAAATCTCTgattttttctccttttgtcttttatttttgtgtttggtatgtTGGGCATTTAGGATTGGGTATCCCTTTTCATGGTTAATTCCTCTGAGGTTTGGGTAGCTTGCCTctcagtttctttcttttttgctcgctTAGGGGCGGCTTTGGGTGTCTTCGGggacttttttcctttgattgggGATTATCTCTTTGAAGGTAGTGAGTTGAGTGTGGTTTTAGGAGAGCTATCTCCGATTTTGTGTCGGTCATTGGcttggtttgagagagagacgaAGAGGATGTCTGAGGTGAGATCCAGTGAGTTAGACACTGGGTTGTTGTCTAGCGACGGCCCGGTCGAGGGTGATACAGCCGTTTCTACCCCTCGTcaggttagggctttttacgCTCTCAACGAAGAGTGTGGGCTGGACGCTGATACAGTGGCTAGGTTTAAGGACAAGTTCCAGTTCCCTGCGCGGGTCCATGTTCGTCGGCCTGGTCCTGAGGATCGGGCCTGCCATTTCTTCCTAGGTGAAGTGTGCTTCTACGAGGCTGCTTTCACCTCTGGACTTAGGCTACCTGTCCATCCTGTGGTGATGGAGCTATTGGATCATTTTGGCATTGCCCCCAGGCAACTCATGCCTAACTCCTGGAGGATAGTCATTAATTGTATGGAGATTTGGCTGGCTGCCAACGAGGATATGATCAAAGTGAGTAAGCTCGTCCATATCTACCGtttgaaagaatcaaaagagTATGGGTACTACGAACTAGTCCCTTGGACGAGGAGGACTAGAATCATTAAGGGTCTAGCCTCGTCATTCAGGTACTGGAGGTCCTGTTTCATTTTCGTGTCCGGGGATGACTTTGAGACCCCTTCCAGCGAggcttggggtgatatcccaagGTTACTTCGTCAGTGGGGAACCCCAAATTTAGGTGCGTCTATGTTTCTTCTCGtctgtttattttttgtcttgcATGTTTGGTCGTCATTAACCATTTGTTTACTTCCTTTTGCAGTTAAAAAGCGTCCCAAGTTGAAGAGTAAATACCAGGAACGTCTTCAAAAGGCAATTGAATACTCTAAGTTGATTGAGAATTGGGACGATCTCCTTGACCCACGGACACTTGCTTTCTACTGCTTGGGTCCGGATCCATCTCCCTACGTTTTGCGCAGCATTAGCattgaggagaagaagagtaagtGTCTACTTTGTCAATACTGCCCTTCATTTG
This genomic stretch from Quercus lobata isolate SW786 chromosome 3, ValleyOak3.0 Primary Assembly, whole genome shotgun sequence harbors:
- the LOC115980928 gene encoding uncharacterized protein LOC115980928 gives rise to the protein MGLLSGSNGLLCWFRNCPGYLLAPLNDFLFLVGDDSFVVKVYLVTSVDLVRDWVSLFMVNSSEVWVACLSVSFFFARLGAALGVFGDFFPLIGDYLFEGSELSVVLGELSPILCRSLAWFERETKRMSEVRSSELDTGLLSSDGPVEGDTAVSTPRQVRAFYALNEECGLDADTVARFKDKFQFPARVHVRRPGPEDRACHFFLGEVCFYEAAFTSGLRLPVHPVVMELLDHFGIAPRQLMPNSWRIVINCMEIWLAANEDMIKVSKLVHIYRLKESKEYGYYELVPWTRRTRIIKGLASSFRYWRSCFIFVSGDDFETPSSEAWGDIPRLLRQWGTPNLVKKRPKLKSKYQERLQKAIEYSKLIENWDDLLDPRTLAFYCLGPDPSPYVLRSISIEEKKKMMTKFNKDMYAKMRAKKDEPLASIGKKVVGVTGKGPSVVPFVDATPIVSGVEGTRVASLATSVEEIPTPSSKRLRLSAKDKEKERAGSSVFDDEGVAVERAHNVVKDEDLKGFSGVPVNVVASQHVHKIVQVLGESLHLAFECLTQKAKVASLTSRMEALEKENSTLKKDLIQSMDESATLKEKVKALNSDLKVERQLNLEKDDQLQAAKEKLKTIAAGPSRPFSRLRSILQYSSVGISRDLNSSAGTSSSTL